One window of Burkholderia vietnamiensis LMG 10929 genomic DNA carries:
- the mraY gene encoding phospho-N-acetylmuramoyl-pentapeptide-transferase, whose protein sequence is MLLALAQWLQGDASFLRLFTYLTFRAVMATITALGIGLVCGPWVIRKLTQMKVGQAVRKDGPQSHLVKSGTPTMGGVLILIGIAVATLLWGDLTNRFIWIVMLVTFGFGVIGWVDDYRKVVHKDPRGMSSREKYFWQSVIGLFAAVYLAFSVSEANNVRVLDLFMAWVRSGLSMGLPARADLMLPFLKSISYPLGVWGFIVLTYFVIVGASNAVNLTDGLDGLVIMPVVLVGASLGVFAYVMGSSVYSKYLLFPHIPGAGELLIFCSAMGGAGLAFLWYNTHPAQVFMGDVGALALGGALGTVAVIVRQEIVLFIMGGIFVAETLSVMLQVSWFKYTKKRYGEGRRLLKMAPLHHHFELSGWKETQVVVRFWIITLMLCLFGLSTLKLR, encoded by the coding sequence ATGCTGCTGGCGCTGGCGCAATGGCTGCAAGGAGACGCAAGCTTTTTGCGCTTGTTCACGTACCTGACGTTCCGTGCGGTGATGGCTACCATCACCGCGCTCGGCATCGGGCTCGTGTGCGGACCGTGGGTGATCCGCAAGCTGACGCAAATGAAGGTCGGGCAGGCCGTGCGCAAGGACGGCCCGCAGAGTCATCTCGTCAAGTCCGGCACGCCGACGATGGGCGGCGTGCTGATTCTGATCGGCATCGCGGTCGCGACGCTGCTGTGGGGCGACCTGACGAACCGTTTCATCTGGATCGTGATGCTCGTCACGTTCGGCTTCGGCGTGATCGGCTGGGTCGACGATTACCGCAAGGTGGTCCACAAGGACCCGCGCGGGATGTCGTCGCGCGAGAAGTATTTCTGGCAGTCGGTGATCGGCCTGTTCGCGGCCGTCTACCTGGCGTTCAGCGTGTCCGAGGCGAACAACGTGCGCGTGCTCGACCTGTTCATGGCGTGGGTGAGGAGCGGGCTGTCGATGGGGCTGCCCGCGCGGGCCGACCTGATGCTGCCGTTCCTGAAGTCGATCAGCTACCCGCTCGGCGTGTGGGGCTTCATCGTGCTGACCTATTTCGTGATCGTCGGCGCGAGCAACGCGGTGAACCTGACCGACGGCCTCGACGGCCTCGTGATCATGCCGGTCGTGCTGGTCGGCGCGTCGCTCGGCGTGTTCGCGTACGTGATGGGCAGCTCGGTCTATTCGAAGTACCTGCTGTTCCCGCATATTCCGGGCGCGGGCGAATTGCTGATCTTCTGCTCGGCGATGGGCGGGGCAGGGCTCGCGTTCCTCTGGTACAACACGCACCCCGCGCAGGTGTTCATGGGCGACGTCGGCGCGCTCGCGCTCGGCGGCGCGCTCGGCACCGTCGCGGTGATCGTGCGCCAGGAAATCGTGCTGTTCATCATGGGCGGCATCTTCGTCGCGGAAACGTTGTCGGTGATGCTGCAGGTGTCGTGGTTCAAGTACACGAAAAAACGTTACGGCGAAGGGCGCCGCCTGCTGAAGATGGCGCCGCTGCATCACCATTTCGAATTGTCCGGCTGGAAGGAAACGCAGGTGGTGGTGCGTTTCTGGATCATCACGCTGATGCTGTGCCTGTTCGGTCTGTCCACCCTCAAGCTGCGGTAA
- the mraZ gene encoding division/cell wall cluster transcriptional repressor MraZ — translation MFQGASALTLDAKGRMSVPARYREALQGQAEGRVTVTKHPDGCLLLFPRPEWEVFRAKIAALPMDAHWWRRIFLGNAMDVDLDSAGRILVSPELRMAAGLEKEVMLLGMGSHFELWDSQTYIAKEQAAMAQGMPDALKNFTF, via the coding sequence GTGTTCCAAGGGGCGTCGGCGCTGACGCTCGATGCGAAAGGCCGGATGTCGGTGCCGGCCCGCTATCGCGAAGCGCTGCAAGGACAGGCAGAAGGACGGGTGACTGTGACCAAGCACCCGGACGGCTGCCTGTTGCTGTTTCCGCGCCCGGAATGGGAAGTGTTTCGCGCCAAGATCGCCGCGCTGCCGATGGACGCCCATTGGTGGCGCCGTATTTTTCTCGGCAACGCGATGGACGTCGATCTCGACAGCGCGGGCCGGATTCTCGTATCGCCCGAGCTGCGAATGGCAGCCGGACTGGAAAAGGAAGTCATGTTGTTGGGAATGGGTAGTCACTTCGAGCTGTGGGATTCGCAGACCTACATCGCGAAGGAGCAGGCAGCGATGGCGCAGGGCATGCCCGACGCGCTGAAGAATTTCACGTTCTGA
- a CDS encoding peptidoglycan D,D-transpeptidase FtsI family protein — translation MKPSHKRQDVKFSSSPVLGVHLPMWRSKLVVFLLFMAFVALTARAFWIQGPGNAFYQKQGESRYQRTIELPATRGKILDRNGLVLATSLPVRAIWAIPDAVPDDLDAAKINQLGKLLGMTPKELRIKLSEDKGFVYVKRQVPLDVADKVAALDIPGIYQRNEYKRFYPEGEITAHLIGFTNVEDEGQEGVELGDQKSLSGTSGVRRVIKDRMGHIVEDVAEQIPPHNGTDVDLSIDSKIQYIAYANLKAAVEKFKAKAGAAMVVDVRTGEVLALVNYPTYNPNDRTRLTGEQLRNRILTDVFEPGSIMKPFTVSLALDLHRVTPNTLVETGNGHFVLDGAPITDDAGFGTLTVGGVIQKSSNIGATKIAMTMRPEEMWNMYTSIGLGQAPKVGFPGAAAGRLRPWKSWRRIEQATMSYGYGLSVSLFQLARAYTAIAHDGELMPVTIFKTDPNQQITGTQVFTPTTAREVRAMLETVVAPGGTSPDAAVPGYRVGGKSGTAYKHEGHGYTRKYRASFVGMAPMPNPRIVVAVSVDEPTAGSHFGGQVSGPVFSAIAGDTMRALNVPPNMPIKQLVVSGDAAPAAPAASGPQKLAGSGHAKHMIVSSTTRNSPGVVR, via the coding sequence ATGAAGCCGTCGCACAAGCGCCAGGACGTGAAATTCTCGTCGAGCCCCGTGCTCGGCGTGCACCTGCCGATGTGGCGCTCGAAGCTCGTCGTGTTCCTGCTGTTCATGGCGTTCGTCGCGCTGACCGCGCGCGCGTTCTGGATCCAGGGCCCCGGCAACGCGTTCTACCAGAAGCAGGGCGAGAGCCGCTATCAGCGCACGATCGAGCTGCCGGCCACGCGCGGCAAGATCCTCGACCGTAACGGGCTCGTGCTCGCGACCAGCCTGCCCGTGCGCGCGATCTGGGCCATTCCCGACGCCGTGCCGGACGATCTCGACGCCGCCAAGATCAACCAGCTCGGCAAGCTGCTCGGCATGACGCCGAAGGAGCTGCGCATCAAGCTGTCGGAAGACAAGGGCTTCGTCTACGTGAAGCGTCAGGTGCCGCTCGACGTCGCCGACAAGGTCGCCGCGCTCGACATCCCGGGCATCTATCAGCGCAACGAGTACAAGCGCTTCTATCCGGAAGGTGAGATCACCGCCCATCTGATCGGCTTCACGAACGTCGAGGACGAAGGGCAGGAGGGCGTCGAGCTCGGCGACCAGAAGTCGCTGTCCGGCACGTCCGGCGTGCGTCGCGTGATCAAGGACCGGATGGGGCACATCGTCGAGGACGTCGCCGAACAGATTCCGCCGCACAACGGCACCGACGTCGACCTGTCGATCGACAGCAAGATCCAGTACATCGCGTACGCGAACCTGAAGGCCGCCGTCGAGAAGTTCAAGGCCAAGGCCGGCGCGGCGATGGTCGTCGACGTGCGCACCGGCGAAGTGCTCGCGCTGGTCAACTATCCGACCTACAACCCGAACGACCGCACGCGCCTGACCGGCGAGCAGCTGCGCAACCGGATCCTGACCGACGTGTTCGAGCCGGGCTCGATCATGAAGCCGTTCACCGTGTCGCTCGCGCTCGACCTGCATCGCGTGACGCCGAACACGCTCGTCGAGACGGGCAACGGGCACTTCGTGCTCGACGGCGCGCCGATCACCGACGATGCGGGCTTCGGCACGCTGACGGTCGGCGGTGTGATCCAGAAGTCGAGCAACATCGGCGCGACCAAGATCGCGATGACGATGCGGCCCGAGGAAATGTGGAACATGTATACGAGCATCGGCCTCGGCCAGGCGCCGAAGGTCGGCTTCCCCGGCGCCGCGGCCGGCCGGCTGCGCCCGTGGAAGAGCTGGCGCCGCATCGAGCAGGCGACGATGTCGTACGGCTACGGGCTGTCGGTATCGCTGTTCCAGCTGGCGCGCGCGTACACCGCGATCGCGCACGACGGCGAACTGATGCCGGTGACCATTTTCAAGACCGACCCCAATCAGCAGATCACGGGCACGCAGGTATTCACGCCGACCACCGCGCGCGAAGTGCGCGCGATGCTCGAGACCGTCGTTGCGCCGGGCGGCACGTCGCCGGACGCCGCGGTGCCCGGCTATCGCGTCGGCGGCAAGAGCGGTACCGCCTACAAGCACGAAGGTCATGGCTACACGCGCAAGTACCGCGCGTCGTTCGTCGGGATGGCGCCGATGCCGAATCCGCGCATCGTGGTCGCGGTGTCGGTGGACGAGCCGACCGCGGGCAGCCACTTCGGCGGGCAGGTCTCGGGCCCCGTATTTTCGGCGATCGCGGGTGATACGATGCGCGCGCTGAACGTGCCGCCGAACATGCCGATCAAGCAGCTCGTCGTATCGGGCGACGCCGCGCCGGCGGCGCCCGCCGCGTCGGGGCCGCAAAAGCTCGCCGGCAGCGGCCACGCGAAGCATATGATCGTTTCCAGCACTACACGTAATTCACCAGGAGTTGTTCGATGA
- the ftsL gene encoding cell division protein FtsL, whose product MSRFNIFLLIIVMGCALSVVNSTNQQRQIFIQLQRAQSQERQLQQDYAQLQYQQSALSKTSRIEQLANDTLKMQPITTGRTQYLTLPPGAAKAIDAPIPASADAGAKGRGGAR is encoded by the coding sequence ATGAGCCGCTTCAACATCTTCCTGCTGATCATCGTGATGGGTTGCGCGTTGTCGGTCGTCAATTCGACGAACCAGCAGCGCCAGATCTTCATCCAGCTGCAGCGCGCGCAGTCGCAGGAGCGTCAGCTCCAGCAGGATTACGCGCAGCTTCAATATCAGCAGAGCGCGCTGTCGAAGACCTCCCGCATCGAGCAGCTCGCGAACGATACGCTGAAGATGCAGCCGATCACGACCGGCCGCACGCAGTACCTGACGCTGCCGCCGGGCGCCGCGAAGGCGATCGACGCACCGATTCCCGCGTCGGCCGATGCCGGCGCGAAGGGCCGCGGGGGCGCACGATGA
- the coq7 gene encoding 2-polyprenyl-3-methyl-6-methoxy-1,4-benzoquinone monooxygenase, with protein sequence MVLDELISEFDRGLRSLTGISRMSRPVPVPAQPPAAELTPAERTHAAGLMRVNHVGEVCAQALYQAQKFTARTASAKAMFEEAAREEEDHLAWTAHRLKELDSRPSLLNPLWYAGALAIGVAAGTLGDKVSLGFMAETERQVENHLEGHLSELPAADTASRAIVDQMRIDEVKHGKAATDAGGVELPLPARMLMRAASKVMTSTAYYL encoded by the coding sequence ATGGTGTTGGACGAACTGATCAGCGAATTCGACCGTGGCCTCAGGTCGCTGACCGGCATTAGCCGGATGAGCCGGCCGGTGCCGGTGCCCGCGCAGCCGCCGGCTGCCGAACTGACGCCCGCGGAGCGCACGCACGCCGCCGGGCTGATGCGTGTGAACCACGTCGGCGAGGTTTGTGCGCAGGCGCTCTATCAGGCGCAGAAGTTCACCGCGCGCACCGCCTCCGCGAAGGCGATGTTCGAGGAAGCCGCGCGCGAGGAAGAGGACCATCTCGCATGGACCGCGCACCGCCTGAAGGAGCTCGACTCGCGCCCGAGCCTGTTGAATCCGCTCTGGTATGCGGGTGCGCTGGCGATCGGCGTGGCTGCCGGCACGCTCGGCGACAAGGTCAGCCTGGGCTTCATGGCCGAGACCGAGCGCCAGGTGGAGAATCACCTCGAAGGCCACCTGTCCGAGCTTCCGGCCGCGGACACCGCGTCGCGCGCGATCGTCGATCAGATGCGCATCGACGAGGTGAAGCACGGCAAGGCAGCGACCGATGCCGGCGGAGTGGAATTGCCGCTGCCTGCTCGGATGCTGATGCGCGCCGCCTCGAAAGTCATGACCAGCACTGCGTACTATCTGTGA
- the murD gene encoding UDP-N-acetylmuramoyl-L-alanine--D-glutamate ligase codes for MFGDRQRPMVLVLGLGESGLAIARWCARHGCRLRIADTREAPPNLAALQAEGIDAEFVGGPFTPALLDGGIDIVGLSPGLSPLEPALAALLAAASERAIAVWGELEFFAQALRALGTSGYQPKVLAITGTNGKTTTTSLTGLLCQRAGKKVAVAGNISPAMLDRLASAIDETALPDVWVLELSSFQLETARTFAPDAAAILNITQDHLDWHGSFDAYAAAKGRIFGATTTRVLNRDDAAVMKFAPAAGAADAARTVTFGLGEPTRDGDYGLSRDNGIAWLVEAIDRDAPDETTTTRRRKRDGAHTPDIAHKRLMPVDALRIRGLHNAANALAAFALARAIDLPAAPLLHALREYRGEAHRVEVIATIDDVDYVDDSKGTNVGATVAALDGLAQKIVLIAGGDGKGQDFAPLVAPVARWCRAVMLIGRDAPALRATLADTGVPLADHATLEGAVRAAADLAEPGDAVLLSPACASLDMFRNYAHRADVFRAAVDEIAIDKGATP; via the coding sequence ATGTTTGGAGATCGGCAAAGGCCGATGGTGCTCGTGCTGGGGCTTGGGGAATCGGGCCTCGCGATCGCGCGGTGGTGCGCGAGGCACGGGTGCCGGCTGCGGATTGCCGATACCCGCGAGGCGCCGCCGAACCTTGCCGCGCTGCAGGCCGAAGGCATCGACGCCGAATTCGTCGGCGGCCCGTTCACGCCTGCGCTGCTCGACGGCGGCATCGACATCGTCGGGCTGAGCCCCGGCCTGTCGCCGCTCGAGCCGGCGCTCGCCGCGCTGCTCGCGGCCGCGAGCGAACGCGCGATCGCGGTGTGGGGCGAACTGGAATTCTTCGCGCAGGCGCTGCGCGCGCTCGGCACGAGCGGCTACCAGCCGAAGGTGCTGGCGATCACCGGCACCAACGGCAAGACCACGACGACGAGCCTCACCGGCTTGCTGTGCCAGCGCGCGGGCAAGAAGGTCGCCGTCGCCGGCAACATCAGCCCGGCGATGCTCGACCGGCTCGCGAGCGCGATCGACGAGACGGCGCTGCCCGACGTCTGGGTGCTCGAACTGTCGAGCTTCCAGCTCGAGACCGCGCGTACGTTCGCGCCCGACGCCGCCGCGATTCTGAACATCACGCAGGACCATCTCGACTGGCACGGCAGCTTCGACGCCTATGCGGCGGCGAAGGGCCGCATCTTCGGCGCGACGACCACGCGCGTGCTGAACCGCGACGACGCGGCCGTGATGAAGTTCGCGCCGGCCGCGGGCGCCGCCGATGCGGCGCGCACGGTGACGTTCGGCCTCGGCGAGCCGACGCGGGACGGCGACTACGGGCTGTCGCGCGACAACGGCATCGCGTGGCTCGTCGAAGCGATCGACCGCGACGCGCCGGACGAAACGACGACGACCCGCCGGCGCAAGCGCGACGGCGCGCATACGCCCGATATCGCGCACAAGCGGCTGATGCCGGTCGACGCATTGCGCATCCGCGGGCTGCACAACGCGGCGAACGCGCTGGCCGCGTTCGCGCTCGCGCGTGCGATCGACCTGCCGGCCGCGCCGCTGCTGCATGCGCTGCGCGAATACCGCGGCGAAGCGCATCGCGTCGAGGTGATCGCGACGATCGACGACGTCGACTACGTCGACGACAGCAAGGGCACGAACGTCGGTGCGACGGTGGCCGCGCTCGACGGCCTCGCGCAGAAGATCGTGCTGATCGCCGGCGGCGACGGCAAGGGCCAGGACTTCGCGCCGCTCGTCGCGCCGGTCGCGCGCTGGTGCCGTGCGGTGATGCTGATCGGCCGCGACGCGCCGGCGCTGCGCGCGACGCTCGCCGACACCGGCGTGCCGCTCGCCGACCACGCGACGCTCGAAGGCGCGGTGCGTGCGGCCGCCGACCTCGCCGAGCCGGGCGATGCGGTGCTGCTGTCGCCTGCCTGCGCGAGCCTCGACATGTTCCGCAACTACGCCCATCGCGCGGACGTGTTCCGCGCGGCGGTGGATGAAATCGCCATCGACAAAGGAGCGACGCCATGA
- a CDS encoding UDP-N-acetylmuramoyl-tripeptide--D-alanyl-D-alanine ligase has product MTMLSLGEAARLIPGAVVHGDPATTFERVSTDSRTAGPGDLFVALKGERFDAHDFLGDVAARGAAAALVAHVPAGLAMPVVEGGETRAALGALAHGWRKRFALPLVAVTGSNGKTTVKEMIASIFAAAVGADARLATAGNLNNDIGVPLTLLRLSAAHRLAVIELGMNHPGETDVLARLAAPTVALVNNAQREHQEFMATVEAVALEHAAVIHALAPDGVAVFPADDAYAGIWRVAATGNRILDFALHDAQRQVDAQVTGRLHGGELAIDTPSGALTVRLRALGEHNARNALAATAAGLAAGVELAAIGRGLEAFEPVKGRLQVRRADVGSLAGATVVDDTYNANPDSMRAAIDVLAAQAAPRVLVIGDMGEVGDEGPAFHREIGAYARERGIDALFALGDASRDACAAYGDTARHFGDVGALLTALLAAGYGAHATVLVKGSRYMKMERVVDALTNQPAAGTVPAAH; this is encoded by the coding sequence ATGACGATGCTCAGTCTCGGCGAAGCCGCGCGCCTGATTCCCGGCGCCGTCGTTCACGGCGATCCGGCCACGACGTTCGAGCGCGTATCGACCGACAGCCGTACGGCCGGCCCCGGCGACCTGTTCGTCGCGCTGAAGGGTGAGCGCTTCGACGCGCACGACTTCCTCGGCGACGTGGCCGCGCGCGGCGCAGCCGCGGCGCTGGTCGCGCACGTGCCGGCGGGCCTCGCGATGCCGGTCGTCGAAGGCGGCGAGACGCGCGCCGCGCTCGGCGCGCTCGCGCATGGCTGGCGCAAGCGCTTCGCGCTGCCGCTCGTCGCCGTGACGGGCAGCAACGGCAAGACGACCGTCAAGGAAATGATCGCGTCGATCTTCGCGGCAGCGGTCGGCGCCGACGCACGGCTCGCGACGGCCGGCAACCTGAACAACGACATCGGCGTACCGCTGACGCTGCTGCGGCTGTCGGCCGCGCACCGCCTCGCGGTGATCGAGCTCGGCATGAACCATCCGGGCGAGACCGACGTGCTCGCGCGCCTCGCCGCGCCGACCGTCGCGCTCGTCAACAACGCGCAGCGCGAGCACCAGGAGTTCATGGCGACGGTCGAGGCGGTCGCGCTCGAACACGCGGCGGTGATCCACGCGCTCGCGCCGGACGGCGTCGCCGTGTTCCCGGCCGACGATGCGTACGCGGGCATCTGGCGCGTCGCGGCGACCGGCAACCGGATTCTCGATTTCGCGCTGCACGACGCGCAGCGGCAGGTCGACGCGCAAGTCACGGGCCGTCTGCACGGCGGCGAACTCGCGATCGACACGCCGTCCGGCGCGCTGACCGTGCGGCTGCGCGCGCTCGGCGAGCACAACGCGCGCAACGCGCTGGCGGCCACGGCCGCGGGGCTCGCGGCCGGCGTCGAGCTGGCCGCGATCGGGCGTGGGCTCGAAGCGTTCGAGCCGGTCAAGGGCCGCTTGCAGGTGCGGCGTGCGGACGTCGGCAGCCTCGCGGGCGCGACGGTCGTCGACGACACCTACAACGCGAACCCCGACTCGATGCGCGCGGCGATCGACGTGCTGGCCGCACAGGCGGCGCCGCGCGTGCTGGTGATCGGCGACATGGGCGAAGTCGGCGACGAAGGCCCGGCCTTTCACCGCGAGATCGGCGCTTATGCGCGCGAGCGCGGCATCGACGCGCTGTTCGCGCTCGGCGATGCGTCGCGCGACGCATGCGCGGCGTACGGCGACACGGCCCGCCATTTCGGCGACGTCGGCGCGCTGCTGACCGCCTTGCTCGCGGCCGGCTACGGCGCGCACGCGACGGTGCTGGTCAAGGGCTCGCGGTACATGAAGATGGAGCGCGTGGTCGACGCGCTGACGAACCAACCTGCGGCGGGCACGGTGCCCGCCGCTCACTGA
- the rsmH gene encoding 16S rRNA (cytosine(1402)-N(4))-methyltransferase RsmH yields MGNELQHRTVLLDEAVDSLVTRPDGIYVDGTFGRGGHSRAVLARLAPGGRLIAFDKDPRAIETAQRIEDARFSIVHDSFASMRDALAARGVEKVSGVLLDLGVSSPQVDDPARGFSFRADGPLDMRMDPTRGESAAEWLARASVQELTEVIRDYGEERFAFQIAKALVARRAESDRLGPLDTTGELAQIVGHVVKTREKGKDPATRTFQAIRIHVNQELADLQVVLDAALSLLEQGGRLVVISFHSLEDRIVKRFMQAHASAPAVDRRLPIRAVDLPSPPLKIISRQFPSEAEVAANPRARSAVMRIAERVTP; encoded by the coding sequence ATGGGAAACGAATTGCAGCATCGGACCGTATTGCTGGACGAAGCGGTCGACTCGCTCGTGACGCGACCGGACGGCATTTATGTCGACGGCACGTTCGGGCGCGGCGGCCATAGCCGCGCGGTGCTCGCGCGGCTCGCGCCGGGCGGGCGGCTGATCGCGTTCGACAAGGATCCGAGGGCGATCGAGACGGCGCAGCGCATCGAGGATGCGCGCTTCTCGATCGTGCACGACAGCTTTGCATCGATGCGCGACGCGCTTGCGGCGCGCGGTGTCGAGAAGGTGTCGGGGGTGTTGCTGGACCTGGGCGTGTCCTCGCCGCAGGTGGACGATCCAGCGCGCGGCTTCAGCTTCCGCGCCGATGGCCCGCTGGACATGCGAATGGATCCGACGCGCGGCGAGTCGGCGGCCGAGTGGCTCGCGCGGGCTTCGGTGCAGGAATTGACGGAGGTGATACGAGATTATGGGGAAGAACGGTTTGCTTTTCAGATTGCAAAGGCGCTTGTTGCTCGCCGGGCAGAGTCCGACCGTCTTGGGCCTCTCGACACCACGGGCGAGCTTGCCCAAATCGTGGGTCACGTCGTCAAAACCCGTGAGAAGGGCAAGGATCCGGCAACCCGCACCTTTCAGGCTATACGGATTCACGTCAATCAAGAGCTTGCGGACCTGCAAGTCGTACTAGACGCGGCATTGTCGTTGCTGGAGCAAGGGGGGCGGCTGGTGGTCATCAGCTTTCATTCACTCGAGGATCGAATCGTCAAGCGATTCATGCAGGCGCACGCGAGTGCGCCTGCGGTCGACCGTCGCCTGCCGATTCGCGCCGTCGACCTCCCGAGCCCGCCTCTGAAGATCATCAGCCGTCAGTTTCCGAGCGAAGCGGAAGTCGCCGCGAATCCGCGCGCCCGGTCGGCCGTGATGCGCATTGCGGAGCGCGTCACGCCATGA
- a CDS encoding UDP-N-acetylmuramoyl-L-alanyl-D-glutamate--2,6-diaminopimelate ligase, with the protein MSAARSSHPAHQQIAAALAWLRQHVAPAAQLHADTRSLQAGDVFLGYAVDGADNRAFIADAVARGAAAVLYQPEGLAAAPAVPVAFAVPGLDQLAGEIASGWYGDPSDALLAIGVTGTNGKTSCTQWIAAALTALHQPCALIGTLGSGMPGQLVPTGFTTPDAPQLQRSLARLRDAGAKAVAMEVSSHALHQGRVNGTAFDIAVFTNLTQDHLDYHRTFDAYEAAKAKLFAWRGLRAAVVNRDDAAGRRLLEKLAGRVRTIAYGIGDAPSAGADRELVATDVRATAAGTAFRLRSSWGEADVEVGTLGTFNVSNLLAVLGSLLAADVPFDAAVAEIARLESVNGRMQRLGGRPQNDEPLVVIDYAHTPDALDKTLEALRPIAAARGGRLVCMFGCGGDRDATKRPLMGAIAERLADEVVVTSDNPRSEDPQRIIDQIVAGMTAPDRARRIEDRASAILQAVRGAAREDVVLLAGKGHEATQEIMGKKRTFSDQDHARLALAARATHGKGGGE; encoded by the coding sequence ATGAGCGCCGCTCGCAGTTCTCATCCGGCGCATCAGCAGATCGCAGCCGCGCTTGCGTGGCTGCGCCAGCATGTGGCCCCCGCGGCGCAGCTGCATGCCGACACGCGCAGCCTGCAGGCCGGCGACGTGTTTCTCGGCTATGCGGTCGACGGGGCCGACAATCGCGCGTTCATTGCCGATGCGGTGGCCCGCGGCGCGGCCGCCGTGCTGTATCAACCGGAAGGCCTCGCTGCCGCGCCGGCCGTTCCGGTCGCGTTCGCGGTGCCTGGCCTCGACCAGCTCGCCGGCGAAATCGCGAGCGGCTGGTACGGCGATCCGAGCGACGCTCTGCTCGCGATCGGCGTGACCGGCACGAACGGCAAGACGTCGTGCACGCAATGGATCGCCGCCGCGCTGACGGCGCTGCACCAGCCCTGCGCGCTGATCGGCACGCTCGGCAGCGGCATGCCGGGCCAGCTCGTGCCGACCGGCTTCACGACGCCCGACGCGCCGCAGTTGCAGCGCAGCCTCGCGCGCCTGCGCGATGCGGGCGCGAAGGCCGTCGCGATGGAAGTGTCGTCGCACGCGCTGCATCAAGGCCGCGTGAACGGCACCGCGTTCGACATCGCGGTGTTCACGAATCTCACGCAGGATCATCTCGACTATCACCGCACGTTCGACGCGTACGAGGCGGCGAAGGCGAAGCTGTTCGCGTGGCGCGGGCTGCGCGCGGCGGTCGTCAATCGCGACGACGCGGCGGGCCGCCGGCTGCTCGAGAAGCTGGCCGGACGCGTGCGCACGATCGCGTACGGCATCGGCGACGCGCCGTCGGCCGGCGCCGACCGCGAGCTGGTCGCGACCGACGTGCGCGCGACTGCCGCGGGCACCGCGTTCCGGCTGCGCTCGTCGTGGGGCGAGGCCGACGTCGAGGTCGGCACGCTCGGCACGTTCAACGTCAGCAACCTGCTCGCGGTGCTCGGCTCGCTGCTCGCGGCCGACGTGCCGTTCGACGCGGCGGTTGCCGAGATCGCGCGGCTCGAGTCCGTCAACGGCCGCATGCAGCGGCTCGGCGGTCGGCCGCAGAACGACGAGCCGCTGGTGGTGATCGACTATGCGCACACGCCGGACGCGCTCGACAAGACGCTCGAAGCCCTGCGCCCGATCGCGGCGGCGCGCGGCGGCCGGCTCGTCTGCATGTTCGGCTGCGGCGGCGACCGCGACGCGACGAAGCGCCCGCTGATGGGCGCGATCGCCGAGCGGCTCGCCGACGAAGTCGTCGTCACGAGCGACAACCCGCGCAGCGAAGATCCGCAGCGCATCATCGACCAGATCGTCGCGGGCATGACGGCGCCCGATCGCGCACGCCGCATCGAGGATCGTGCGAGCGCGATCCTGCAGGCCGTGCGCGGCGCCGCGCGCGAAGACGTCGTGCTGCTGGCCGGCAAGGGCCACGAAGCGACGCAGGAAATCATGGGCAAGAAGCGCACGTTCTCGGATCAGGATCACGCGCGGCTCGCGCTGGCGGCGCGCGCGACCCACGGCAAGGGAGGCGGCGAATGA